Proteins from one Triticum aestivum cultivar Chinese Spring chromosome 7A, IWGSC CS RefSeq v2.1, whole genome shotgun sequence genomic window:
- the LOC123151046 gene encoding putative B3 domain-containing protein Os08g0325100, which produces MCTSCECCKRRDEYYYRNLDDEKKYFLVLLIGDFRDEMIIPEEIVQRFKRDILGEIKLETRNGDNHAIVVAKIEEKRIFTVGWRQFVANYDLQIGDLLMFRYKGNSQFNVIIFDKLGREKASSVVLDPFIPRVQDRGNEAHEIGSSEKMDVQCGRCNNWLEYHYADLDNENKYFLMLMMGDFQYEMDIPEGILQRFKGEFPREIKLETQNRRSYKIGVTENKLDICYNQKLVFSVGWGKFVETFGLQMGDTIVFIYNGNSQFSVIIFDKHGREKALSVIVDPVPPPVQERRPYGTDIVKSSHFYPQPMQRQPFIVVNGLPVESPPIEGQWRAQLEMDKSCQGSRAAINTPPSESSGLRGSLSFEHGQGVRDVPVSSNIVKRKAKLSSSQKEQLRDGYITAHKTKLTLAQKDVVKQKVQSLESKISIFVAVMYKCNVESPFFLTFPNYYAQKYLGEEARMHLELLGVKWQVRFPNNRGDKKLKHGWKQFVQGNNLKMGDICLFELLSNQSTMVVYVIPANDANVD; this is translated from the exons ATGTGCACGTCTTGTGAATGCTGCAAACGGCGGGATGAGTATTACTACAGAAATTTGGATGATGAGAAGAAATATTTCTTGGTGCTTCTGATTGGTGATTTCCGTGATGAGATG ATAATCCCAGAAGAAATTGTGCAGCGTTTCAAAAGGGACATCCTAGGGGAGATCAAGCTAGAAACACGAAATGGCGACAATCATGCTATTGTGGTCGCCAAGATCGAAGAAAAGCGTATCTTTACAGTGGGTTGGAGGCAATTTGTTGCAAACTATGATCTACAGATTGGTGATCtcttaatgttcagatacaaaggAAACAGTCAGTTTAATGTCATAATCTTTGATAAACTTGGTCGTGAAAAGGCCTCATCGGTTGTTCTGGATCCTTTTATACCTCGTGTCCAAGACAGGGGCAACGAGGCGCATGAAATCGG GTCTTCTGAAAAGATGGATGTGCAATGTGGAAGATGCAACAACTGGCTTGAATATCACTACGCGGACTTGGATAATGAAAATAAATATTTCTTGATGCTTATGATGGGCGATTTTCAATATGAGATG GACATCCCAGAAGGAATTCTTCAGCGTTTCAAGGGCGAGTTCCCAAGAGAGATCAAACTTGAAACACAAAATCGTCGCAGCTACAAAATTGGAGTCACCGAGAACAAACTAGATATTTGCTATAATCAAAAGCTTGTCTTTTCAGTGGGATGGGGGAAGTTCGTCGAAACCTTTGGGCTACAGATGGGTGACACCATAGTATTCATATACAATGGCAACTCCCAATTTAGTGTCATAATCTTCGATAAACATGGCCGCGAGAAGGCATTATCAGTTATTGTAGACCCCGTTCCGCCTCCTGTTCAAGAAAGGCGTCCCTACGGTACTGATATAGTGAAAAGTTCCCATTTTTATCCTCAGCCTATGCAAAGGCAGCCATTTATCGTAGTGAATGGGCTCCCAGTGGAATCACCGCCAATCGAAGGGCAGTGGCGTGCCCAACTGGAAATGGACAAGTCATGTCAAGGCAGCAGGGCTGCAATAAATACTCCCCCCTCCGAGTCATCTGGTCTCA GAGGTTCTTTATCCTTTGAACATGGCCAGGGAGTACGTGATGTGCCCGTTTCTAGCAACATTGTCAAGAGGAAGGCTAAGCTATCTTCATCTCAGAAGGAGCAATTGAGGGACGGTTACATTACCGCACACAAGACCAAGCTAACTTTAGCTCAGAAGGACGTGGTGAAACAGAAGGTCCAATCTCTTGAGTCAAagatctccatctttgttgctgtgatgtacAAGTGCAATGTGGAGTCAccattctttctg ACTTTCCCCAACTACTATGCTCAGAAGTATCTTGGAGAGGAGGCACGGATGCATCTTGAGCTGCTTGGTGTGAAGTGGCAAGTGCGGTTTCCAAACAACCGTGGCGACAAAAAGCTCAAACATGGATGGAAACAGTTTGTGCAAGGCAACAACCTGAAGATGGGTGATATCTGCCTCTTTGAACTATTGAGCAATCAGAGTACCATGGTGGTCTATGTCATCCCTGCAAATGATGCCAATGTTGATTGA
- the LOC123154360 gene encoding uncharacterized protein produces the protein MTTQQERDAMTRELLRQLVVLKSTARTPVQEAISRELLQPLLEFHPLLARTTAVIERGAAAVAREQELLAELGMAMQLPESASVPELRARLLREAGLAALEAELALRETKLALRESETRLDFLESVLESWERRTEPGRSGESTISRQ, from the exons ATGACGACCCAGCAGGAGCGGGACGCGATGACCAGGGAGCTGCTGCGGCAGCTGGTGGTGCTCAAGAGCACGGCGCGCACGCCGGTGCAGGAGGCGATCTCCAGGGAGCTGCTGCAGCCGCTGCTGGAGTTTCACCCGCTGCTCGCCAGAACGACGGCGGTGATCGAGAGGGGCGCCGCGGCGGTGGCGCGCGAGCAGG AGCTGCTGGCGGAGCTGGGGATGGCGATGCAGCTGCCGGAGTCGGCGTCGGTGCCAGAGCTCCGCGCTCGCCTGCTCAGGGAGGCCGGGCTCGCCGCCCTGGAGGCCGAGCTCGCCCTCAGGGAGACCAAGCTCGCGCTCAGGGAGTCGGAGACGCGGCTTGATTTCTTGGAATCTGTCCTTGAGTCCTGGGAAAGAAGGACCGAGCCGGGAAGAAGCGGAGAAAGCACCATTAGCCGGCAGTAG